A region from the Aphis gossypii isolate Hap1 chromosome 1, ASM2018417v2, whole genome shotgun sequence genome encodes:
- the LOC114132436 gene encoding peroxiredoxin-6-like yields the protein MRLGSVIPDFSAVTTKGPIKFYEWAGDSWSVLFSHPSDFTPVCTTELGKMAVLIDEFKKRNVKVLGLSCDTMESHVNWINDIHSYCLDIKGEFPYPIISDSTRDLAVQLDMIAEEDKDNVELAMTIRSLYIIGPDKKVKLMMVYPTSTGRNIQEILRCIDSLQLCERKNTIATPANWVPGEKVMILPTVKDEDLDKLFPNGYEKRSMPSSVDYLRTTTDY from the exons ATGCGTTTGGGTTCAGTCATTCCGGATTTCTCTGCTGTCACCACCAAAGGTCCCATAAAATTCTACGAATGGGCCGGTGATTC atggagtgttttattttctcaCCCTTCTGATTTTACACCAGTGTGTACCACTGAGTTGGGTAAAATGGCCGTGCTGATCGACGAATTCAAAAAACGCAATGTCAAAGTCTTGGGTTTGTCTTGCGATACAATGGAAAGCCACGTTAATTggataaat GACATTCACTCATATTGTTTGGACATCAAAGGAGAATTTCCATATCCCATTATTAGCGACAGCACACGAGACTTGGCTGTACAACTTGATATGATCGCCGAGGAAGACAAGGACAATGTTGAGTTGGCAATGACTATTCGATCTCTTTACATTATTGGACCTGACAAAAAAGTTAAACTCATGATGGTCTACCCGACTAGCACTGGTCGTAATATTCA agaGATTTTACGTTGCATTGATTCACTTCAGTTAtgtgaaagaaaaaataccaTTGCTACACCAGCAAATTGGGTG cCTGGTGAAAAAGTTATGATCCTACCTACAGTAAAAGATGAAGACCTCGATAAACTCTTTCCAAATGGTTACGAAAAACGTTCAATGCCTTCTTCAGTTGATTACTTAAGAACAACtacagattattaa